The marine bacterium B5-7 genome includes a region encoding these proteins:
- the plsY gene encoding glycerol-3-phosphate acyltransferase yields MFAASLIIAYLLGSLSTAIILAKLLKLDDPRDTGSGNPGATNMLRSAGKKIAALVLAGDMLKGLLSVWIAIVLGNHGFALACVALAAVVGHIFPLFFHFKGGKGVATAFGVILGLSGGAALIGAMTWGLCLFFTKYSSLSALIATGAIVLFSFAATPQYALPVLAIAVLIVWRHKGNIERLKQGKESKVNF; encoded by the coding sequence ATGTTTGCTGCTTCACTGATCATTGCTTACTTACTAGGCTCATTATCAACGGCCATTATCCTTGCCAAACTATTAAAGCTTGATGACCCTCGCGACACAGGCTCAGGTAATCCCGGCGCAACAAATATGCTACGAAGTGCTGGTAAGAAAATCGCTGCATTAGTTCTCGCAGGCGATATGCTAAAAGGTTTATTGAGTGTATGGATTGCCATTGTGCTTGGTAACCATGGCTTTGCCTTGGCCTGTGTTGCACTGGCTGCCGTCGTGGGACATATCTTTCCCTTGTTTTTTCACTTTAAAGGTGGGAAGGGTGTTGCAACAGCATTTGGTGTCATTCTAGGATTAAGTGGCGGCGCTGCATTAATTGGTGCTATGACATGGGGCCTATGTTTATTCTTTACGAAATATTCTTCGCTTTCAGCATTGATTGCGACAGGGGCTATTGTCTTATTTTCATTTGCCGCAACACCGCAGTATGCACTGCCAGTATTAGCCATTGCCGTGTTAATTGTATGGCGTCATAAAGGGAACATTGAGCGCTTGAAGCAAGGCAAAGAATCGAAAGTTAATTTCTGA
- the orn gene encoding oligoribonuclease, whose protein sequence is MSDVSKYLIWIDCEMTGLKPAHDCLIEIATIVTDNDLNIVAEGPTLAIHQHDDLLNGMDSWNTKHHGESGLTERVRQSTITEAEAEAQTLAFMEKYVGPQESPMCGNSIHQDRRFLVKYMPNLAAYFHYRNLDVSTLKELARRWNPAVFEGFKKESKHLALDDIKDSIEEMIYYREHFVRD, encoded by the coding sequence ATGTCTGATGTATCAAAATATTTGATTTGGATAGACTGTGAAATGACGGGCTTAAAACCTGCACATGATTGCCTCATTGAAATAGCGACGATTGTCACTGATAACGATCTCAACATTGTTGCGGAAGGACCGACACTGGCGATACATCAGCACGATGATTTGTTAAATGGTATGGATTCATGGAATACCAAACACCATGGAGAATCCGGTTTAACGGAACGCGTGCGTCAAAGCACGATCACAGAAGCTGAGGCAGAAGCCCAAACGCTTGCCTTCATGGAAAAATATGTGGGTCCGCAAGAAAGCCCTATGTGCGGTAATAGCATTCATCAGGATCGACGTTTTCTTGTGAAGTATATGCCAAACTTGGCGGCGTATTTTCATTATCGTAATTTGGATGTCAGCACGCTGAAAGAATTGGCTAGGCGCTGGAACCCCGCGGTATTTGAAGGCTTTAAAAAAGAATCTAAACATCTTGCATTGGATGACATCAAAGATTCTATTGAAGAAATGATTTACTACAGGGAACATTTTGTTCGGGATTAA